The Buchnera aphidicola (Muscaphis stroyani) DNA window TTTGGTGCCTTTATGGTATTATCAGCCCTCTGTTTTAAGCTATCTATCGTACCGTTTCATATATGGACAGCTGATATTTATCAAGGTACTCCTGTATCAGTTTTAGTTTTTTTTTCTAGTGTAGGAAAAATTTCAGTTTTTATTGCGCTTCTTCATTTTTTGTATTTTTTACCTATCCAAATTTACAATAAAATATATTTTATATTATTATTAATGACTTTTTTATCTATTTTATTTGGAAATATAATGTCTCTTTTCCAAAATAATATTAAAAGATTATTTGGATATTTATCAATATCTCAATTAGGGTATGTGTTTATAGTAGCATTGGCATTTCGAAACAATTATTTGTTCTCTTTAGAAACGTTAGGAATTTATTTATTTAGTTATTTATTAAGTAATATATCTTTTTTTGGTATTGTAAATATAATTTCTAGTTTAAATAAAAAAAATGATACTGATTTTATTTCTTCATATCAAGGGTTATTTTGGACTCAACCATTTTTATCAGTAATGATGACAATTTCGCTGCTTTCTTTAGCGGGAATTCCTATGACTCTTGGCTTTATCGGTAAATTTTATATATTTTTAATTATTATTCAAGAAAATTTATGGTTTTTAGGAGGGTCTTTTATAATTGGAACTATGTTAAGTCTTTATTGTTACTTAAGAGTAATTATTAATTTGTACATGAATCCATTAAATCTATCTGAAAAAAATAAAGATTTATTTGATTCGAAATTACATTATCCTTCTAAAATAGTTGTTTCTTTTTGTTCAATAACGTTGCTAATATTAGGTTTATATCCAACTTCATTAATCAATTCAGTGAGAGTATTTTTGTATTTTTGATTTTTATAGTATTTATGTTCATTTAAACAATAATTTAGATATTAAAAAATTAATAAAAAATAAAAATAGGTAAACAAAATATGAATAATAATGGTTATTCCTTGTCTATGTGGCTAAAATATTTAGAAAAATTAAAAAAAAAATTGTATTTGATCTTTCTGATTTAAAATTAGTTGCTAAAAGATTAGATTTATTAAATTTAAGATCTTTTGTGTTTACTGTAGGAGGTACTAATGGAAAAGGAACCACTTGTGCAATGCTAGAAAATTTACTTTTAAATGCAGGTTATACAGTAGGATTATATACCTCACCTCATCTTTTGAATTTTTTAGAACGCGTAAAGATTAATGGTTGTTTTGTAAGTGAAGAAGAGCATGTTTCTTCTTTTATATCTGTAGAATCAGCTCGACGTACAGTATTATTAACTTATTTTGAATTTATAACACTTTCAGCTTTTCTGATATTTCAAAAAAAAAAATTAGACGTAATCATATTAGAGGTTGGATTAGGTGGTAGATTGGATGCCACTAACATTGTAGATTCAAATCTTTCTATAATTACAAATATAGCAATAGAGCATACTGATGTTTTGGGAAAAGATCGTTCAAGTATTGCATGTGAAAAGTCTGGAATTTTTAGAAAAGAAAAAATTTCTGTAATAGGAGAAAACAATCTACCTGATTCTATTTATGAAATGGCAGAGAAGAAACAAGCAATATTAAAAATAATTAATTTAGATTGGTTTTGGAAAAAAACATCTAATTCTTGGAATTTTATTCATCCATACATTAAATTATTTTGTTTACCATTAACTCAAATACCATTATGCAATGCATCTGTAGCTTTAGCATCTTTCTTTTATGCTGGATTTAGAATTAATGAAACTCTTTTAAGGAACTCTATTGATAAAGTTTTATTACCTGGTAGATTTCAAAAAATTTCTTGTTCTCCTCAAATCATTATTGATGTTGCTCATAATCCAAGTGCTTCTCTGTATCTTTCTAAAAAAATAAATCAATTAAAAATACAAGGTAAATTATATGCAATATTAGGAATGTTAAATGATAAAGATATTTTGGGTATTATTAATCCGTTGAAAAGAAAAGTTGATTTTTGGTATGCTGCTCCTTTGAAACACATGCGTACTGCTAATATAAAAAAATTAAAAAAATTTTTACCCATTCATAAAACTATTTTTTTAAATAGTATTCACGAGTCTTGGAAAACTGTTCAGAAAATTGTTAATAAGAAAGATATAATTTTAGTTTTTGGCTCTTTCTTTACAGTTTCAGAATTTATTCTTGCTAAAAGTTTAGAAAATTAAATAAAAATTAAACGAATGATATTATTCATGGCATTAAAAAATATTTTTTGGAATTTTTTATGTTGTTAGTTGATTATATTATTATATTAATTATTTTTTTCTCTTTTTTTTTTGGTTTATTGCGCGGATTTCATCGTGAATTAAATTCTGCTATTTTTTGGTGTTTTAATTTTTACTTTTTTGATAATTATTATTATTTTTTATTTTTTTATTCGCATATTTTTAAAAAAAATTGTTTAGAAAATGATATTTTAATAGCAACTTTAATCATTATTTTTTTTTTGCAATTAAAAAATTTTTTAATTTTCTTTTAAAAATTTTTATTTTAAAAATTAAATTGTCTCGTTTTAATTTGATCTTAGGAGGAGGTATTGGAATTTTACGTGGCTTATTTTTATCATATCTTTTCTTAATTATATTTTCCTATTTTAATTATAAAAAATATACTTTTTATATAAAAAACTCTATTTTTTTTTCTACTTTTTTACATTTAATAAATTATTGGATAGATTGTTCTTAATTTTTATAGCAAGTACTTTCTTTAAAGTAATTAAAAAACTAAGCACATTCTATATTAGAATTTACACTAGTAATAGTGTGCTTAGAATGAAAATTGAAATAAACATTCTTTTTTTCATTTAATGCTCAAACATAGCGGAAATAGATTCTTCATTGCTTATTCTTCTAATTGCTTCTGCAAGCATTCCTGATAGAGTAAGAGTTCGTACATTTGAAAGAGATTCAATTTTTTCTGATAATGGAATAGTATCACATACTACTACTTCATCAATAACTGAATTTTTCAAATTTATTGGTGCTTTTCCAGAAAAAATAGGATGAGTGGCATAAGCAAATACTCTTTTAGCTCCTCTTTCTTTAAGAGCTTCAGCGGCTTTGCAAAGGGTACCTCCTGTATCTATCATATCATCAACTAAAATGCAATCACGATTAGCTACATCACCAATAATATTCATAATTTGAGAAACATTAGCACGAGGTCTTCTTTTGTCAATAATAGCCATGTCAGTATCGTATAAAAGTTTAGCAATAGCTCTTGCTCTAACTACTCCCCCTATATCTGGAGATACAACAATGGGATTTTTTAGTTCTCTTTGAAGCATATCTTCTAAAAGAATTAAACTTCCGAATACGTTGTCAACGGGAACATCAAAAAAACCTTGAATTTGTTCTGCGTGAAGATCTACTGTTAACACTCGATCTACTCCAATACTAGACAAAAAATCAGCAACTACTTTAGCAGTTATAGGCACTCGTGAAGATCTAACTCTTCGATCTTGACGCGCGTATCCAAAGTACGGTATCACTGCAGTAATTCTTCCAGCAGATGCTCTTCTTAATGCATCAACCATAACAACAAGTTCCATAATGTTATCGTTTGTTGGAAAACATGTGGATTGAATAATAAAAACATCACTTCCTCGAACATTTTCATTAATTTGAACACTAACTTCACCATCACTAAAGCGACCTACAGCTGCACTTCCTAAACTAATATACAACCTATTAGCAATAAACTTTGCTAATTTTGGAATAGAGTTTCCAGCAAATAATTTCATATCTGTCATAAAAAACCTTATTTTTTATTTTTACACCTTGATTCAAAAAATTTAATTTTTGTTATTAGTATAATACTAAATTTTTTTTTGATTTACATCTCTCGTAAAGATATTATTTTATTTTTAAGAAATTGATGATCTGGCGAGATATCGATGCTTTTTGCTATAAATCCTTTCATATTTTTTGGTATTAAAGATAAAATTTTTTGTGCAGATTTTTTATTATTGAATTGAGAAAAAACACAAGATCCTGTTCCGGTAAGGCGTGATGGTGCGTATTGAGAAAGCATTTCAATTAAATTTTTAATCTTGATGAATTTTTTTTTAATTATGTGTTCAAAATCATTACTAAATGAACTTTTTAACAACATTTTAATAGGTTTTTTTTTTTATTCTTAATAGTGGATTTGAAAAAATATTTCTTGTTAAGATTGGAATATTAGGATATACAACTAGATACCATTTTTTTTGGCTTTTAATTGGATACAATACATCACCTATTCCTTCAGCAAGTGCTGTATGTCCCATAATAAAAAAGGGAATATCTGCTCCAACTTTCACTCCTAATGAAGATAATTCTTTCAATGTCAATTGTACATTCCATAATTTGTTTAAGACGATAAGTGTTGTTGCTGCATTAGAAGATCCTCCTCCTAATCCACTACCTATTGGTAATCTTTTTTTCAAAAAAATTTTAACTCCGTAATTTAAAGCATGTTTTTTTTTTAAAATAAGAGCTTGTTTTTTTAATAACGCAGCAGCTCTAAAAATGATATTATCAACATTTAAAAATATTTTTTTTTCATTAAAAATCTGAATAAAACCTGTTTGATTAGGTATAATTTTTAATGTATCTCCATAATCAAGTAATTGAAGAAAAGTTTGTATGTAATGGTATCCATCTGAACGAATGCCTGTTACGTAGAGAAACAAATTAATTTTTGCAGGAGAAAACCATGTAGTATTTATCATTTTAATATTAGTATAAATTGAAAATTTTTTATTATAAATAATTTATTATAATTATAATATAAAATTAAAAAATTATATTACTACAATAATTTAAATTTTCCAAATTTAATATTTTTTAACAGTGAATAAAATACATGTTATTAATGTCAAGTCAAAAATGTTTTTTAAAATAAATGCTATTATATAGGATAATGAATGAATAACTCTATGTTAAATAAATTAAAGTCTTTACATAATCGTTATAAAGAAATTGAAGTTATGCTTTCCGATAAGAATATAATATCAAATTATAAAAAGTTTAAAGATTTATCAAAAGAACACTTAAAACTTTCTGAACTCATGCAATATTTTTCGGAATGGGAAAAATTAGAAATTGATATTAAAAATATTTACTCTTTATTAGAAGATGAGGAGATGTACAGTATAGCTAAAAAGGAGTTATATTTAGTTAAATCAAAAAAAAGAATTTTAGAAGAAAAAATTAAAGTATTATTGTTACCAAAAGATCTTGAAGATGAAAACAGTTGTTTAATTGAAATTAGATCAGCTACAGGTGGTGATGAATCTTCAATTTTTGCTGGTGATTTATTTAAAATGTATACACGATATGTTGAATTTTGTATGTGGAAATTAGAAATATTGAGTATTAGTGAAGGAGAAAAAGGAGGATTTAAAGAAATAATAGTAAAAATTACAGGAAAAGGTGCATGTGGTCGATTTAAATTTGAATCAGGAGGTCATCGAGTGCAACGTGTTCCAGAAACAGAATCTCAAGGCAGAATTCACACTTCAACATGCACTGTTGCTGTTATGCCATTTAGACCTCAAATGGAAAAAGAAGAGATCAATTTATCTGATTTAAAAATTGATACTTTTCGGTCTTCAGGGGCCGGAGGTCAACATGTAAATACAACTGATTCTGCTATTCGCATCACTCATATTCCAAGTGGAAATGTAGTTGAGTGTCAAGACGAGCGATCTCAGCACAAAAACAAAGCGAAGGCTTTATCTATTTTGTCTGCTCGAGTTCATTCGGAAAAAATGAAAAAAAACCATAAAGAAAATTCTTCTATGAGGCGTCTTTTATTAGGAAGTGGAGAGAGGTCTGATAGAAATAGAACATACAATTTCCCTCAAAATCGTGTTACCGATCACAGAATTAATTTAACTATATACAGATTGGATGAAATACTTCAAGGCAAATTAGATTTGCTCATACAACCTATAACTCAGGAGTATCAAGCAGATTTACTAGCTTCTTTATCTGAATAAAATTATGAATATTCGAGAATGGTTAAATCAAACTGCTTCAAAGTTTTATTTTATTAAAAATTTTCAAAATGAATCTGAAATTCTGTTAAGTCATGTTTTAAAAAAAAATCGAATTTGGATTATTGTTAATGATGATTTTGAATTAGATAAAAGAGTAATAAAATATTTAGATGACCTCATTTTTAGAAGATCACTTGGTGAGCCTATAGCTTATTTAACTGGAAAAAAAGAATTTTGGTCTTTGTCTTTAAGCGTTTCATGTGATACTCTTATTCCAAGGCCTGATACTGAAATTTTAGTGGAACAAGTATTATCTAAAATTAATAAAAATTGTTTAAATATTCTTGATTTAGGAACCGGTTGTGGAGCTATCGCTTTAGCTCTGGCCAGTGTTTGTTCTACCTTAAATATTGTTGGTGTTGATAAATCAAAAAAAGCTATTCAAATAGCTAAGTTAAACGCTTTTAAGTTGAATTTAAAACACGTTTCTTTTTTTTATAGCGATTGGTTTTCAAATATAAAAAAAAAGTTTCATATTATTATCAGTAATCCTCCATATATTAGTTTTAAAGAAATTAAATTACTAAAAAAAGATATTTTTTTTGAACCACATAAAGCGCTTTTTTCCAGTAATAATGGACTTTCAGATATTGAATTTATTATAAAAAAATCTTGTAATTATTTATTAAAAGAAGGTTGGTTGTTAATAGAGCATGGATGGACACAAAAATTACATGTACAGCATTTTTTTAAAAAATATAATTTTATTGATATTCAATCGTATAAAGATTATGGAGGTAATGATCGTGTTACTGCTGGAAAAATAAATAATAAATAACAACTTTTTCTGTTTTTGAATTTAATTTTTTACAAAATTAAAACAAAAAAATAATTTTTCAAAAATGTAAAGTCATATTTGGTACAAAATGTATCATCAAATAATTTTTTATATAATTTTTTATTTTTAATCATTTAAAACATGACTATAGCTAATAATATGAAATCGCTTTCCAGTATTAATTTTTCTAAATTATCTCTTTTTGACTCAATTATTGCAACTTCTCGCGCTATTCGAAAAGATTTTCCAACAGATGTAGTTTTGTCTAAATTACATAATAAAATTCAAGAAGCTAAGTCTTATGTTTCTTTAGAAATTGAACCTAATGAAAAGTTAAAAAAATTATTAGAATTATTCTATAAACGTTGGAATTTTGGAGGAGCTAGTGGTATATATAAATTATCAGATGTGCTATGGATCGATAACGTACTAAATACTCATCAAGGTACTGCTGTTTCATTGGGAATTTTGCTGTTACATATTGCTCAAGAATTAAAATTACCGTTAAATCCGGTAATATTTCCTACGCAATTAATTTTGAGAGCTGATTGGACAAATAAGAAAAAATGGTTAATTAATCCTTTTAATGGAGATATTTTAGATAAACATACATTAGAAGTGTGGTTGAAAGGAAATATCAGTCCAACGTCAGAATTATATGAGAACGATTTATATAAAGCTGAATCAATAACTGTTATCCGAAAAATGTTAGAAATATTAAAATCAGCATTAATGGAAGAAAAAAAAATGGAATTAGCACTAAATGCTATTAATTTATTACTTCAAATAGACCCTAATGATCCTTATGAAATTAGAGATAGAGGTTTAGTATATGCTCAATTAGAATGTAATCATGTTGCTTTAACTGATCTGATTTATTTCGTTGAACACTGTCCTGAAGATCCAATTAGTGAAATAATTAAAGTTCAAATCCATGCTATGGAACAAAAAAAAATGGTGTTACATTAATTAAGAAAATGTTGTTTTTATTGAGTCACAGGTTTTTTTCTTTTATGTTTTGTTTGTAAGTATAATTTTTCAATTCTTTTTTTACTTAAATCGTTTATTTTTTTTCCTTCTAAATAATCATCAATTTCGTTATATGTTACACCTAAAA harbors:
- the folC gene encoding bifunctional tetrahydrofolate synthase/dihydrofolate synthase — encoded protein: MAKIFRKIKKKIVFDLSDLKLVAKRLDLLNLRSFVFTVGGTNGKGTTCAMLENLLLNAGYTVGLYTSPHLLNFLERVKINGCFVSEEEHVSSFISVESARRTVLLTYFEFITLSAFLIFQKKKLDVIILEVGLGGRLDATNIVDSNLSIITNIAIEHTDVLGKDRSSIACEKSGIFRKEKISVIGENNLPDSIYEMAEKKQAILKIINLDWFWKKTSNSWNFIHPYIKLFCLPLTQIPLCNASVALASFFYAGFRINETLLRNSIDKVLLPGRFQKISCSPQIIIDVAHNPSASLYLSKKINQLKIQGKLYAILGMLNDKDILGIINPLKRKVDFWYAAPLKHMRTANIKKLKKFLPIHKTIFLNSIHESWKTVQKIVNKKDIILVFGSFFTVSEFILAKSLEN
- the prfA gene encoding peptide chain release factor 1, whose protein sequence is MNNSMLNKLKSLHNRYKEIEVMLSDKNIISNYKKFKDLSKEHLKLSELMQYFSEWEKLEIDIKNIYSLLEDEEMYSIAKKELYLVKSKKRILEEKIKVLLLPKDLEDENSCLIEIRSATGGDESSIFAGDLFKMYTRYVEFCMWKLEILSISEGEKGGFKEIIVKITGKGACGRFKFESGGHRVQRVPETESQGRIHTSTCTVAVMPFRPQMEKEEINLSDLKIDTFRSSGAGGQHVNTTDSAIRITHIPSGNVVECQDERSQHKNKAKALSILSARVHSEKMKKNHKENSSMRRLLLGSGERSDRNRTYNFPQNRVTDHRINLTIYRLDEILQGKLDLLIQPITQEYQADLLASLSE
- a CDS encoding ribose-phosphate pyrophosphokinase, translating into MTDMKLFAGNSIPKLAKFIANRLYISLGSAAVGRFSDGEVSVQINENVRGSDVFIIQSTCFPTNDNIMELVVMVDALRRASAGRITAVIPYFGYARQDRRVRSSRVPITAKVVADFLSSIGVDRVLTVDLHAEQIQGFFDVPVDNVFGSLILLEDMLQRELKNPIVVSPDIGGVVRARAIAKLLYDTDMAIIDKRRPRANVSQIMNIIGDVANRDCILVDDMIDTGGTLCKAAEALKERGAKRVFAYATHPIFSGKAPINLKNSVIDEVVVCDTIPLSEKIESLSNVRTLTLSGMLAEAIRRISNEESISAMFEH
- a CDS encoding CvpA family protein, which codes for MKKFFNFLLKIFILKIKLSRFNLILGGGIGILRGLFLSYLFLIIFSYFNYKKYTFYIKNSIFFSTFLHLINYWIDCS
- the ispE gene encoding 4-(cytidine 5'-diphospho)-2-C-methyl-D-erythritol kinase → MINTTWFSPAKINLFLYVTGIRSDGYHYIQTFLQLLDYGDTLKIIPNQTGFIQIFNEKKIFLNVDNIIFRAAALLKKQALILKKKHALNYGVKIFLKKRLPIGSGLGGGSSNAATTLIVLNKLWNVQLTLKELSSLGVKVGADIPFFIMGHTALAEGIGDVLYPIKSQKKWYLVVYPNIPILTRNIFSNPLLRIKKKTY
- the prmC gene encoding peptide chain release factor N(5)-glutamine methyltransferase; protein product: MNIREWLNQTASKFYFIKNFQNESEILLSHVLKKNRIWIIVNDDFELDKRVIKYLDDLIFRRSLGEPIAYLTGKKEFWSLSLSVSCDTLIPRPDTEILVEQVLSKINKNCLNILDLGTGCGAIALALASVCSTLNIVGVDKSKKAIQIAKLNAFKLNLKHVSFFYSDWFSNIKKKFHIIISNPPYISFKEIKLLKKDIFFEPHKALFSSNNGLSDIEFIIKKSCNYLLKEGWLLIEHGWTQKLHVQHFFKKYNFIDIQSYKDYGGNDRVTAGKINNK
- the sirB1 gene encoding invasion regulator SirB1 — its product is MKSLSSINFSKLSLFDSIIATSRAIRKDFPTDVVLSKLHNKIQEAKSYVSLEIEPNEKLKKLLELFYKRWNFGGASGIYKLSDVLWIDNVLNTHQGTAVSLGILLLHIAQELKLPLNPVIFPTQLILRADWTNKKKWLINPFNGDILDKHTLEVWLKGNISPTSELYENDLYKAESITVIRKMLEILKSALMEEKKMELALNAINLLLQIDPNDPYEIRDRGLVYAQLECNHVALTDLIYFVEHCPEDPISEIIKVQIHAMEQKKMVLH
- a CDS encoding NADH-quinone oxidoreductase subunit N — protein: MIMNLQQLTAFLPFLILILMIMTVMLSICYNRNHTLIALLSISGLIFSFFSLYFMMLIVPIDISNLFHIDKYSIFYVGMIIISSVFTCIFAYPWLTKYSFNKEEFYLLVLLATLGSIGLIISNHMASMFVNMELMFFPFFGLIAYSNYQKYSLEASFKYIILSSVSSVFLLLGISWIYAISSDLNFYSINRILMFLSNDNEQLVILFGAFMVLSALCFKLSIVPFHIWTADIYQGTPVSVLVFFSSVGKISVFIALLHFLYFLPIQIYNKIYFILLLMTFLSILFGNIMSLFQNNIKRLFGYLSISQLGYVFIVALAFRNNYLFSLETLGIYLFSYLLSNISFFGIVNIISSLNKKNDTDFISSYQGLFWTQPFLSVMMTISLLSLAGIPMTLGFIGKFYIFLIIIQENLWFLGGSFIIGTMLSLYCYLRVIINLYMNPLNLSEKNKDLFDSKLHYPSKIVVSFCSITLLILGLYPTSLINSVRVFLYF